From Brevundimonas vesicularis:
TGTTTCGCATCGTGGTCGGCCGCGAAGAACGCTTCCTCTCCGACGCCTTTGGACACGACTACCAAGCTTACCGTGAGCGCACCCCTCGGTTCCTGCCCAAGCTCTCCCTATGGCGCGACGAGGCGGAAATCATGATCCGGCCGGTATTCTTCGTCCGCACGGTGCGCGACGGCTTCGTCTTTCTCCTAGCGCTTCCGCTTTTCGAAGCGATTGAGCAGCTCCAGCGGCTCGGGGGCTTTAATGCCGTCGTGCCCGTGCCCTGAGGTCGGGAGAACCGGGATGACCACCTGCGAGCGGATCGCGCTGGAACCCGCTGGCCCGGCGCGCCTTCGCCCGTGTCGCTATCCCGCCCCCTCGATCGCGGCGGTCGCCGCAAGCAGCCGCGATTCCCAACCCGCAACGGGACCCTATTTATGACCAGCACAACACTGCCGGACCATCTCCACACCAAGTCCGAGGAGCACGATCACGGTGGCGTTCTAGGCTCCAATACGGAGCTGATCTTCGCCCTGACAAGTGGCCTTGCTCTGGGCCTTGGATTCGCCCTCGAGAAACTCGCAACGGGCCTTCCCGCTTGGATTCCCCTCGCCCTCTTCCTGATCGCCTACATCTTCGGCGGCTTTTTTACGGTGCGAGAAGCGTTCGAGAACCTCCGCCAGAAGCGCTTCGAGATCGATACCTTGATGCTCGTCGCAGCCGCAGGTGCGGCGGCGCTCGGGGCCTGGGCCGAAGGCGCTCTCCTGCTGTTTCTGTTCAGCATCGGCCACGCGCTCGAACACTACGCCATGGGCCGCGCCAAACGCGCGATCGAGGCCCTGGCCGAGCTTGCCCCCCGGACAGCCCATGTGCGACGCGACGGGCAGGTCGTCGAATTGCCTGTCGAAGATTTGGTCGTCGGCGACACCGTGGTGGTGCGTCCAAACGAACGACTGCCCGCTGATGGCTTTGTCGTGGTCGGCACCACAAGCATCAACCAAGCCCCCGTGACCGGCGAAAGCATGCCTGTCGACAAGCAGCCCGTCGCGGACCCCGAGGCGGCGCGGGCGAGACCGGCCCAGGTCGGATCGCCGTCTCTCGTCTTCGCGGGCACCATCAATGGCTCAGGCGCCATCGAGATTGAGACGACCCGCACATCGAGCGACACCACCCTGGCCAAGGTGGTTCGGATGGTGAGTGAGGCCGAGACGCAGAAGTCGCCGACCCAGCGCTTCACGGACAGGTTCGAACGCATCTTCGTGCCTGTGGTGCTGGCGCTCGCCTTTGTCCTGCTGTTCGCCTGGGTCGTCGTCGATGAGCCGTTCCGCGACAGCTTCTATCGCGCCATGGCCGTGCTGGTCGCCGCGAGTCCTTGCGCGCTCGCCATCGCCACCCCGAGCGCCGTCCTCTCGGGCGTCGCCCGTGCGGCGCGCGCCGGTGTCCTGATCAAGGGCGGCGCGCCGTTGGAGAACCTCGGCTCGCTCAACGCCATCGCCTTCGACAAGACCGGCACCCTGACCGAGGGACGGCCGCGGATCACCGACGTCATGACGGTGCGCGGGACGAAGGAGGGCGATCTTCTGGCGGTCGCTGTGGCGGTCGAACGGCTCAGCGACCACCCGTTGGCGGAGGCCATCGCGCGCGACGGTGGCGCACGCTTGCGCGATACGATCATCCCGGCCGCGATCGACCTCAAGAGCCTGACGGGCAAGGGCGTGACCGCCCAGCTGCACGGCGAGACGATCTGGATAGGGAAGCCGGAGATGTTCGGCGTCGACGGCGTAGCGCCGCTCGGCGACGAAACAACCTCTGTCGTCGCTCAGTTGCGACTGCAGGGGCGAACCCTGATGGTGGTGCGACGCGGCACGCGCGATCTCGGTGTCATTGGGCTTCTTGATACGCCTCGCCCAGCAGCGCGGCCGACGCTGACCGCTCTTCGCGCCCTCGGCATCGGGCGAATGATCATGATCTCGGGCGATCACCAGAAGGCCGCACAGGCGATCGCCGGACAGGTCGGCCTGACAGAGGCTTGGGGCGACCTCATGCCCGAGGACAAGGTCGACGCCATCAAACGCCTTCGCGCTGACGGCAAGATTGCCATGGTCGGCGACGGGGTGAACGACGCCCCGGCCATGGCCACGGCGACCGTCGGTATCGCGATGGGCGCGGCTGGCTCCGATGTTGCGCTTGAGACCGCCGACGTCGCCTTGATGTCCGACGACCTGTCGCAGCTGCCCTTCACCGTCGGTCTCAGCCGACAGACGCGGCGCATCATTCTCCAGAATCTCTACGTCAGTCTCGGAATCGTCGCCTTCCTTGTGCCGGCGACGATCCTCGGCCTTGGCATCGGCCCTGCCGTGGCGCTCCACGAGGGGTCGACCCTGCTGGTGGTGTTCAACGCTCTGCGCCTGCTCGGCTACCGCGACCGAACGGCGCCCATCCTTCCCAGTGCAATCCCGGCCGCCCCCGTGGCCCCGCCGGCTCTCTCAAGGACATCGTCATGAAGCGTTTCGGATGGATTTCCGTCATCGCCGTCTTTCTCGCCCTGTCGGCCTTCGCCTTCGGGATGATCTCGCGGCAAACCCGCGAGGTCCCTGCGGCGCCGTCGGCGGCTGACTCTCGCCCGAGCGACACCGAGGCAAGCCACGCTGGCGAGACCACGGACAGCCCATCGACTCGCGCCTATCGCGAGGCCAGCGCGAAGATGCACCAGGCCATGAGCATCAACTACACGGGCGACGCCGACATCGACTTCCTGCGCGGAATGATCGCCCACCACGAGGGTGCGCTCGCAATGGCCAAGGTCGCCGTCGAGCATGGCGAAGCCCGCGACGTGCGTAATCTGGCCGATGAGATCATTGCGGCCCAGGAATCCGAAATTGTCCGGATGAGAATCCTTCTTGCGCGCCATGAGGACACGCCCGCGCCCAACGCAAGGCCCTGACGCATGGCCGGCAAACGCTTCACCGTGCGCGGCCGGAGCATTCGTTGGCGGGAAGGCCGCTATCGCCAACGAGGTAGGCGGCGGCTCCAGGCGCGCCCGCTGAAGCCACGGCCCGTGCTCGATACGCTCGTCGCCATCGGGGTCAGCCTGTTCGCAGGAGGCCTGGTCTTCTGCATGGCCCTTCTGCTGCTGGGCGCACACAAGGTGCCGCTGCATTTTGGTTACGGGGCCATTCTGGGCGGCGTGATCGGCTGCTCGTTT
This genomic window contains:
- a CDS encoding heavy metal translocating P-type ATPase, giving the protein MTSTTLPDHLHTKSEEHDHGGVLGSNTELIFALTSGLALGLGFALEKLATGLPAWIPLALFLIAYIFGGFFTVREAFENLRQKRFEIDTLMLVAAAGAAALGAWAEGALLLFLFSIGHALEHYAMGRAKRAIEALAELAPRTAHVRRDGQVVELPVEDLVVGDTVVVRPNERLPADGFVVVGTTSINQAPVTGESMPVDKQPVADPEAARARPAQVGSPSLVFAGTINGSGAIEIETTRTSSDTTLAKVVRMVSEAETQKSPTQRFTDRFERIFVPVVLALAFVLLFAWVVVDEPFRDSFYRAMAVLVAASPCALAIATPSAVLSGVARAARAGVLIKGGAPLENLGSLNAIAFDKTGTLTEGRPRITDVMTVRGTKEGDLLAVAVAVERLSDHPLAEAIARDGGARLRDTIIPAAIDLKSLTGKGVTAQLHGETIWIGKPEMFGVDGVAPLGDETTSVVAQLRLQGRTLMVVRRGTRDLGVIGLLDTPRPAARPTLTALRALGIGRMIMISGDHQKAAQAIAGQVGLTEAWGDLMPEDKVDAIKRLRADGKIAMVGDGVNDAPAMATATVGIAMGAAGSDVALETADVALMSDDLSQLPFTVGLSRQTRRIILQNLYVSLGIVAFLVPATILGLGIGPAVALHEGSTLLVVFNALRLLGYRDRTAPILPSAIPAAPVAPPALSRTSS
- a CDS encoding DUF305 domain-containing protein; the protein is MKRFGWISVIAVFLALSAFAFGMISRQTREVPAAPSAADSRPSDTEASHAGETTDSPSTRAYREASAKMHQAMSINYTGDADIDFLRGMIAHHEGALAMAKVAVEHGEARDVRNLADEIIAAQESEIVRMRILLARHEDTPAPNARP